A genome region from Portunus trituberculatus isolate SZX2019 chromosome 40, ASM1759143v1, whole genome shotgun sequence includes the following:
- the LOC123516266 gene encoding cytochrome P450 315a1, mitochondrial-like isoform X1: MSNVAINSLFGRYLNRFGSLTRVANFIHNTPLTSAEEHLSPSQELVPQPPLVKTYEEVPTPSSYPLIGTVLDLFAAGGVEQYHAFITARHRELGGVFKEKMFGMEMVYVSEPDTIREVFAAEGEHPQHYIPEAWLLYNKDRQMQRGLFFMDGEEWRKHRTIMNRRLLRYGPLVPHLPALSRVCDSLVDRWTSRFANRPVPELERELYRWSIESLGVIVFGSRLGLLGDTPSTAKEQQRVADMGRFIESIHGIFKETVNLGTTPPALARLLRLPSWNRFTKCLDDALASGHALVSAGLRASMEQRARGEDPDPPTLLDQLLHEDQLEESVILCLVVDLFLAAADTTSHTAIWSLYLLGRHPEVAQRVRQEIMEVTDGTGQVEGHHLAVLSYLRGVVKESLRMYPVAPFQTRVLVRDTNLGGYEIPGGTMVILSVYRTGRDPAVFPNPDSFSPERWLRNTHDPSTTSLCPTSRASRVTPRVHSHAFIPFGVGVRSCIGRRVAEAELYLLLAKLVAKVDLRALNQVDMVLRMIGVTSESLQLQIEIPTPTVTTHHS, encoded by the exons ATGTCAAATGTTGCCATCAATTCCCTTTTTGGGCGTTACCTTAACCGCTTTGGGTCGCTGACTAGAGTGGCTAACTtcatacacaacacaccactCACTTCTGCTGAGGAACACCTTTCACCCTCGCAAGAGCTCGTCCCACAGCCTCCCTTGGTAAAGACTTATGAGGAAGTACCTACTCCTTCCAGTTATCCTCTGATAGGAACTGTCCTGGATCTGTTCGCAGCTGGAGGCGTAGAGCAATATCACGCATTTATCACTGCGCGACACAGGGAACTTGGCGGTGtgttcaaggaaaaaatgtttggcATGGAAATGGTATATGTATCCGAACCAGACACCATCAGGGAGGTGTTTGCGGCTGAAGGTGAGCACCCGCAGCACTACATTCCGGAGGCGTGGCTGCTGTACAACAAAGACCGCCAGATGCAGCGAGGACTCTTCTTCAT GgatggagaggagtggagaaaaCACCGCACTATCATGAATCGCCGACTGCTGCGCTATGGCCCGCTGGTCCCTCACTTGCCTGCCCTCAGCCGCGTGTGTGACAGCCTGGTAGACCGATGGACCTCTCGCTTTGCCAACCGCCCCGTACCGGAATTGGAAAGAGAGCTGTACCGGTGGTCCATTGAGT CTCTAGGCGTGATTGTGTTCGGAAGTAGATTGGGACTACTTGGCGATACTCCTAGCACTGCCAAGGAGCAGCAGCGTGTAGCAGATATGGGCAGATTCATCGAGTCTATACACGGCATTTTCAAGGAGACTGTGAACCTTGGCACCACCCCGCCCGCTCTGGCTAGGTTGCTCCGTCTCCCATCTTGGAATCGTTTCACGAAGTGCCTGGATGACGCCTTGGCCTCCG GTCACGCCCTCGTGTCGGCAGGGTTGAGGGCATCGATGGAGCAGAGGGCGCGAGGCGAAGACCCGGACCCACCCACGCTACTTGACCAGCTACTACACGAGGACCAACTAGAAGAGTCTGTCATTCTCTGCCTGGTTGTAGACCTGTTCCTTGCCGCGGCAGACACA ACATCCCACACAGCCATCTGGTCACTTTACCTCCTGGGCCGCCATCCAGAAGTTGCTCAACGTGTCCGCCAAGAGATTATGGAAGTCACGGATGGTACAGGACAGGTAGAGGGGCACCACCTGGCCGTGTTGTCCTATTTGAGGGGCGTAGTGAAGGAATCCTTGAGAATGTATCCCGTGGCACCCTTTCAAACCCGTGTGTTGGTGCGGGATACCAACCTCGGGGGATACGAGATTCCTGGTGGA acGATGGTTATCCTCTCCGTGTACAGGACAGGACGTGACCCAGCGGTCTTCCCCAACCCGGACAGCTTCTCTCCGGAACGTTGGCTCCGAAATACACACGATCCCTCCACTACTAGCCTCTGCCCTACCAGCCGCGCTTCCAGGGTCACCCCGCGCGTACATTCTCACGCCTTCATCCCCTTTGGAGTGGGGGTCCGTTCCTGCATCGGACGACGGGTGGCCGAAGCGGAGTTGTATTTACTCTTAGCTAAATTGGTTGCTAAGGTGGACTTGCGCGCCCTTAACCAGGTGGACATGGTGCTGCGCATGATAGGCGTGACGTCGGAGTCCTTGCAGCTGCAGATTGAGATTCCCACACCGACGGTGACAACGCACCACTCTTGA
- the LOC123516266 gene encoding cytochrome P450 315a1, mitochondrial-like isoform X2: MSNVAINSLFGRYLNRFGSLTRVANFIHNTPLTSAEEHLSPSQELVPQPPLVKTYEEVPTPSSYPLIGTVLDLFAAGGVEQYHAFITARHRELGGVFKEKMFGMEMVYVSEPDTIREVFAAEGEHPQHYIPEAWLLYNKDRQMQRGLFFMDGEEWRKHRTIMNRRLLRYGPLVPHLPALSRVCDSLVDRWTSRFANRPVPELERELYRWSIECHALVSAGLRASMEQRARGEDPDPPTLLDQLLHEDQLEESVILCLVVDLFLAAADTTSHTAIWSLYLLGRHPEVAQRVRQEIMEVTDGTGQVEGHHLAVLSYLRGVVKESLRMYPVAPFQTRVLVRDTNLGGYEIPGGTMVILSVYRTGRDPAVFPNPDSFSPERWLRNTHDPSTTSLCPTSRASRVTPRVHSHAFIPFGVGVRSCIGRRVAEAELYLLLAKLVAKVDLRALNQVDMVLRMIGVTSESLQLQIEIPTPTVTTHHS, from the exons ATGTCAAATGTTGCCATCAATTCCCTTTTTGGGCGTTACCTTAACCGCTTTGGGTCGCTGACTAGAGTGGCTAACTtcatacacaacacaccactCACTTCTGCTGAGGAACACCTTTCACCCTCGCAAGAGCTCGTCCCACAGCCTCCCTTGGTAAAGACTTATGAGGAAGTACCTACTCCTTCCAGTTATCCTCTGATAGGAACTGTCCTGGATCTGTTCGCAGCTGGAGGCGTAGAGCAATATCACGCATTTATCACTGCGCGACACAGGGAACTTGGCGGTGtgttcaaggaaaaaatgtttggcATGGAAATGGTATATGTATCCGAACCAGACACCATCAGGGAGGTGTTTGCGGCTGAAGGTGAGCACCCGCAGCACTACATTCCGGAGGCGTGGCTGCTGTACAACAAAGACCGCCAGATGCAGCGAGGACTCTTCTTCAT GgatggagaggagtggagaaaaCACCGCACTATCATGAATCGCCGACTGCTGCGCTATGGCCCGCTGGTCCCTCACTTGCCTGCCCTCAGCCGCGTGTGTGACAGCCTGGTAGACCGATGGACCTCTCGCTTTGCCAACCGCCCCGTACCGGAATTGGAAAGAGAGCTGTACCGGTGGTCCATTGAGT GTCACGCCCTCGTGTCGGCAGGGTTGAGGGCATCGATGGAGCAGAGGGCGCGAGGCGAAGACCCGGACCCACCCACGCTACTTGACCAGCTACTACACGAGGACCAACTAGAAGAGTCTGTCATTCTCTGCCTGGTTGTAGACCTGTTCCTTGCCGCGGCAGACACA ACATCCCACACAGCCATCTGGTCACTTTACCTCCTGGGCCGCCATCCAGAAGTTGCTCAACGTGTCCGCCAAGAGATTATGGAAGTCACGGATGGTACAGGACAGGTAGAGGGGCACCACCTGGCCGTGTTGTCCTATTTGAGGGGCGTAGTGAAGGAATCCTTGAGAATGTATCCCGTGGCACCCTTTCAAACCCGTGTGTTGGTGCGGGATACCAACCTCGGGGGATACGAGATTCCTGGTGGA acGATGGTTATCCTCTCCGTGTACAGGACAGGACGTGACCCAGCGGTCTTCCCCAACCCGGACAGCTTCTCTCCGGAACGTTGGCTCCGAAATACACACGATCCCTCCACTACTAGCCTCTGCCCTACCAGCCGCGCTTCCAGGGTCACCCCGCGCGTACATTCTCACGCCTTCATCCCCTTTGGAGTGGGGGTCCGTTCCTGCATCGGACGACGGGTGGCCGAAGCGGAGTTGTATTTACTCTTAGCTAAATTGGTTGCTAAGGTGGACTTGCGCGCCCTTAACCAGGTGGACATGGTGCTGCGCATGATAGGCGTGACGTCGGAGTCCTTGCAGCTGCAGATTGAGATTCCCACACCGACGGTGACAACGCACCACTCTTGA
- the LOC123516269 gene encoding glutamate receptor ionotropic, delta-1-like: protein MFHGFLRTLDFHPFIRFPNGASLVVAAAAWPPHVLFEPPPDGKAERRSCTSVIKGPMANMINILAETLNFTYMLVQPLDKAWGSRLPNGSWTGMVGMVSRQEADLALGPFGQTESRTQAVDFTPSFFFDHRCLMGSKSVPEIDAWSFLYVLAPTLWAGLVGACLVVWTATMLLSLAPQRDSHRWRSGQTLFRLVQIIMNQDIAWESLGWHERGVLGGWVVVVAVIGWAYGSHLTSLLAVQHTPTPIQSFQDALHQPGLNVIMRPDTILAEAIIGGTSKEVQDLRLLQAVGRLRQWGGSLFDEDLHDQLKEGNSVLVTTSLFADELIALDFKSTGICNFYKSNWFFIASSHCMIGQKGSTLMSAITPRITAMVEAGLYHHWLAAQLPQYGQCHSAHSTTAVMSSLSLHNLWGMVAVLSSGLTLAAVVFCIEVLVAKAR, encoded by the exons ATGTTTCACGGTTTTCTCAGAACCCTGGATTTCCATCCTTTCATCAGGTTCCCAAACGGAGCATcgctggtggtggcagcagcagcgtggCCACCACATGTCCTCTTTGAGCCACCACCAGATGGGAAAGCAGAAAGGCGGAGCTGCACCTCGGTCATCAAGGGGCCCATGGCTAACATGATTAACATCTTGGCTGAAACACTGAATTTCAC GTACATGCTGGTACAACCACTAGACAAGGCCTGGGGATCCAGACTGCCCAACGGATCCTGGACGGGCATGGTGGGCATGGTCAGCAGACAG GAAGCAGATCTTGCTCTCGGTCCATTTGGTCAAACAGAGAGCAGGACTCAAGCAGTGGACTtcactccatctttcttttttgacCATCGCTGCCTGATGGGGAGTAAAAGCGTGCCAGAGATAGATGCCTGGAGCTTCCTTTACGTGTTGGCACCAACCTTGTGGGCTGGTCTGGTGGGGGCATGTCTGGTAGTGTGGACTGCCACAATGCTGCTCTCTCTGGCACCTCAAAGGGACTCTCATCGCTGGAGGAGTGGACAGACTCTGTTTCGACTGGTGCAAATCATTATGAACCAAG ATATAGCATGGGAGTCCCTGGGTTGGCATGAGCGGGGCGTGCTGGGCGGatgggtggtagtggtagcagtgataGGGTGGGCCTATGGCAGTCACCTCACATCCCTCCTGGCAGTGCAGCATACCCCAACACCCATCCAGTCCTTCCAGGATGCACTGCACCAGCCAGGTCTCAATGTCATCATGAGACCTGACACAATCCTTGCTGAAGCCATAATT GGTGGCACCTCAAAGGAGGTGCAGGATCTGCGACTGCTGCAGGCTGTGGGTCGTCTCAGACAGTGGGGAGGTTCCCTCTTTGATGAAGACCTCCACGATCAGCTAAAAGAAGGCAACAGCGTCTTGGTGACCACATCACTGTTTGCTGATGAACTCATTGCTCTTGATTTTAAGAGTACAG GAATCTGTAATTTCTACAAATCCAACTGGTTTTTCATCGCCTCCAGTCATTGTATGATAGGCCAAAAGGGCAGCACCCTCATGTCTGCCATCACTCCCAG AATTACAGCAATGGTGGAGGCCGGCTTGTACCATCACTGGTTAGCAGCTCAGCTCCCGCAATATGGGCAATGCCACAGTGCTCACTCCACAACTGCTGTCAtgtcctcactctctcttcacaaCCTCTGG GGGATGGTGGCAGTGCTGTCCAGTGGACTGACACTGGCGGCAGTAGTGTTCTGCATTGAGGTACTCGTCGCTAAAGCAAGATGA